The Oxyura jamaicensis isolate SHBP4307 breed ruddy duck unplaced genomic scaffold, BPBGC_Ojam_1.0 oxyUn_random_OJ70267, whole genome shotgun sequence genome segment TCGCGGATCCCCCCGGGAGAGGCCGGGCCTGCAGGTCGCTGCCGCACCTCGCCTCGAGTCCGTCTCTGCCCGAACGCTCCCAGCGAAGAGGGAGGGGCGTGAAGTGCTGCCTCATAAATACTACTTACATCGGgtttttgctgaaattaagATTCATTTCTCGTGGGGAGGTAGAAGAGAAAGAGACGGATACTTCATGCTGTGCGAGCTAAAGCCATTGTCCTTCCCGGTCACCTTCAGCCCTGTCAGTTGTAGGACAGGTACTGGATTAATCGCTGAGGGATGTTGAGCTTGGCAATCTTCTCCAGCGCTCGCTGCCCGGCAGCCTTCCTCACCGTAACTCTGCAGAGCTGCGACAAGCTCAGGGGCGTTTCTGCGACGAGAAAAAAAGAGGACGCGGGGTTattgctgcagctcagcagacGGCCGGCCTCACCCACAGCACGCAGACCTCCCGGGAGAGAGACGCTTGGCACCGCTCCCTCCCTCGTCTCAAGCCCGTGCTGTCGCAAGCATTTGTGGCGTTGCGAGGCTCGGCCTCTTCACCCAGCTCAGCTGCGGCCAGAAGAGCACGCTGTGCTGCGGTCTGAAAGCAATGAATAACTCAGAGAGGCTCCTACACAGAGgacaggaggcagggagggaaggggctgcaaGGTGCTCGCTGTGCGAACTGCAAAGCCAGAAAAGATTTTTAGGATCACGCGGCGCCGTGGGTTTGAGTGTGCAAATGCACAGAAGGGTTTGTGAATTTCTCCTCCAAGGCCCTGGAAGAGCTGGAGTCATCCCCAAACCTCAGTCAAATGTCACCCCCGAAAGCAGCCAGCCAACGCAGCTGAAATTTAACACGTTCCCTGCCTCACACAGAACgaattttcattgatttttgaaACGGAGCGGTTTCCTTGCTCTGACTTAAGGCCCCAAAGTGTAAATGCTCACACCGACACGTGAAAGGGACCTGGATTCAGCGAGGGCAAGATCTGGACCATCTTAACCTCTGTCATTCAGCCACAACTAAGCAGAGCTAGCCTACAGCCAGCTGGCTTACGTTGAGCACCCAGACCTCTACACCTTCCTAGGAAGATGATCAGCTATCTACGCATCAAAGTGGACTGAGAATCTTGATATGGCGCAGCGGAGCCGGCAGTCGCTGAATTCCCAGGGCAGGGGATCGGATCTCACTCACTTTCGTAGTACTCGAAGCACTTCGCTGTGGGACTGCTGCTCCAGGTATAATCTGACGGCTTCTTCCCTCGGTTGTCCCTTGCGTAGATGTTTCCTCCGAACTCAATCAGCATTTCCACCAGATCCACGTTTTTCACTTTCGCTGCGTGGTGAAGGGCCGTCTCGTGGAGCTTAGCGGCGTTCACGTTTGCCCCTGAgaccagaaagcaaaacaaacccgTTTACGAGAGCCTCGCTTGACCCGAATGGGAGGAGTGGGtgaagtggaggaaaaaaaaaatgccgtTAACCCACGTACGAGCGGCGAGAACGAGATCCAACCCAAGCAGCACAAACAGGAAACCAAACTGCTGAACACCTTCTCGGTGCTGCCAATGCCCGGGTTTTcttctctggcttttttttttttttccttgtggagAGAGGATTTTGGTCATTTACGAGGTCAATAAGCTGCTGAGTGTGAAGTTCTGAGCTGCTTCCCGAACCTGCGCTGCCTGAAACCAGCAGAGCCATTTTGGTTTTCTCAATGGAGCTCACACTCGAGGCGAACAGGAGCCTCCCGGTTAACTCCTTGAACAGAAACGCAAGCCCACGAGCTGTGGAAGCTCACCAGCAGACGTCACCGAGGCTTTGCTTAGATATTTTTGCTAAGAAAATTGGGCTTTTATTAGCTGACAACGAGAGGTCTTCCTAGCACCTCCAAAACTCGCGACGTTTTCCCTGTCAAGTGATTTGCCGAGTTCATTGAGCTGACTCTTGTAGTTACATCTGAGCTAGCCACGCTCCTCCGAGTTAATGGACTTAAACGTCTTCAGGAATCAGTTAGTCTCATCTGAAGATGGGTGCCCAGGACAGGGAACTGCAGGGATAGGAAACAAGCTGGCTTCGCTGCCTGATTTCTAGACAAGCAGCATTCACCAAAACAAATCGTCCCCGGGCCAAATCACTTCCTGGTAAGCACGggcaaaaaaaacaagcagctcggccccgagccccctgcAAATTAGCAGCAAGAAAGCCGGGAGGTGAAAGCTGGAGCACGTGGCACCGAGTTGGAATTCCAGCAAGCTCCTCTAGGCGTAACGCTAAGCAGATCCCCCAGGGGCTCGAGGTGACTTCAcccctgcttttatttttttttgtaccacaTCAAACGCTAACGTCTAACATCTAGGCAAAGCCACTGGAACACGTCACCGCTGCTGAACGCACGCACAGCAGCTGGTATTGCTGGAACGTGGATCCAGGGGGGGGGCGAAGATTCAGGATTTTTGTTCAAATAGGAGAGTGAAAATATCGCTGGAGTCACCACGAACTGAGGCACCCGCTGAAAAATGGTTAAGCATTAGGCTTTGCTCAGCTAAAGATGGCAAAGGTGGAAGGTTTAGCCTATGTCACGCTGCGAATGGGTAAGTTCTCGCACAAGGATGTCACCGCAGAGCACCGGGAGGGAAATGCTGCACGCAGGCACCTCCGGATGCTGCCTTGCCCCAAAGCAAACCCCGCGGCTGCCGTACCTGCCTTGAGCAGCAACTTCACGCAGTCCAGATGCTCCCTGGCGCAGGCCACGTGGAGGGGAGTCCCAAAATGGCAGTCGTGGGCCTCCAAGTTGGCACCGACGTCTATGAGGAGCTGCACGCACTCCGAGCTACCTTTGGGAAGGGGAAGACCCGAGTCAAAAGAAAGAATTCCTGCTCAAACGGGAGCGCCCGGCGCGCTGGGATCGGCCCGAGCCACGAGCAGCCTGGGCAACATTTGGGGGCAAAACGCGAGCCAAGACGTTTTACTGCAGGACGGAGGCTGagaagggagcaggaggaagtcACAACTGCACGGCAGCAAGCTAGGGCTCACAGCCTCTGCAGGGGAATCAGGTCAAGCAAAGCTGAATCCGAGGGCTGGCGCTGGACAGCCTGTGGTTTGCAGAGCTGGCCGTAGGGTTGGATGTGCCCCGGGTGGGTTGGTCACCTTCAGGACCACCCCAGCCTTGTTTTTTCCAGCGTTAATAACGCGACTTGAGAGAAAACAGAGGCTCACCATCGCAAGAGTCTTAGGAAAAAGGCTTAACAAGCAAAAACCACGCAGGAGGTGGCAGCTCTGTATTTAAGTTTCTACGTACTTGCCCTAAATGCTG includes the following:
- the ASB13 gene encoding ankyrin repeat and SOCS box protein 13, producing RKIGVLARSSLRAFNVSSALKVDARNIDGSTPLCDACASGSIECVKVLLSHGAKVNPPLYTASPLHEACMNGSSECVQLLIDVGANLEAHDCHFGTPLHVACAREHLDCVKLLLKAGANVNAAKLHETALHHAAKVKNVDLVEMLIEFGGNIYARDNRGKKPSDYTWSSSPTAKCFEYYEKTPLSLSQLCRVTVRKAAGQRALEKIAKLNIPQRLIQYLSYN